CAGCTCCTGTGAGGGGGGGAAACCTCAGTATTGAAATCTGGTGTGATTTACACAGCGACGAACCGATCTACTtctgataccgatatctgaggtgtAGTATCGGCCAATACGGTATagaaaaactgttaatttattttttgaacagAGACATAAATGTACCGGATAATAAATTTCATTTGCCAACTCTGTACCAGCTTAGCtcatttaaatacaccaatagcttcacaggTTTGGtcaaacaagtaaaaacaactttaattagTTCAGTCAGTGCAGTTAGGAGTAGAACCGTTGATGTTAAAtacataataaagaaactgaaaacaataggttgactaTTTCggtcaaaaatgtaaagataaagATAAGTCTTTGAAAtgattcagaaagtgaaattctaaaaaataatgtcgaataaataaagcatgacatcgctcagagcacaaagcatagaattagactgaatagatctgcccttatggatcGAGATAAATCATCACTGATGCACAATCtagaattttgttttcaatatcgAGATCAATACAGATACTGATATCGGATCGGTGGCTGTCTAGATTTACAGCTCTGGTCTCtggattgtaaaataaatattcttatgttaacaggaagtagtttttatttcccaaaGAGCCTCATGAGGAACCGATTGTTGCTGATGttccataaatgtttttaagaaactTCTTTATGGATGAGTTACAAGAACATCCTGACAACTGAAACTCTGCGTTAACTCTAAATGAATTCAGTGAGATGTTAGGCattctttattttccaaagcTCTGCTAAATTCTCAGTAAATAAGGAGAGAATAGATGAATAGAGCAGGACTGTTTACCAACTACTACAGTAGCTGGGAGACAGCTTGGTGCTCTACTGCCACCTGGTGGTAGTCCTTTAATAGGACACCTTATGTCTAAAAAGAACAAGACTTATTAAAAGGAAAGTTATAGGAACTATTAAGTGTCATAATTCAGAAATTATTACTCAACAGTTATTTCCAACTCCTTGCCTGCTTATTGTGTTGACAGTAACTATCATTGTGGCTCAAAAAGGTTTGAATAAACTCAAccagaaattaacattttctatcAGAACCATTTTTTGGGTAAGTTTTGTTCAGCTGTTGATTCCTGTCGGAGAAATAAAGGAGCTGTAAAAGAAATGTGTCGagtcttttctgaaaaataaatctgacagcAGAGATGACGTGTTAATAGAGGAACTTGTCCTACCACCAGCTTCTCTGGGCTGATCCAGTTGTTTTCAGGAAACTGGACATCAAACTTGATGAACAAATCTCCTTTCTCAAACGGGTTTCTGTACTGCGGCATGCCCTCGCCCCGCACCACCCTGACCGAGCCTGGAAACAACAAGATTCATATTAATATTAGCCACACCGCCCAGGACATGCCACTAATACGATGAGGTGTTGGGGCAATAGTAGAGAGAAAAACTAAAGCAAGAGGAAACTTCTGCCAaagaactcagaaattttagattcatctcagacattttctagaaaaaaagattattaatGTCCACGTTTCAAGAGTTTAAAATTTGCCAGAAACTGCCACCCCCCTGaaatctcagaaatttaaaaaagaaaagaaattttgacttttgaaactcagtttttgtctagaaaattgttgacttttaaaacagaaatgttccaagtttttggcagaaatttactctcTTTTTAAATCTATAACGGCCCTAATACACTAATGACAGAATTACTGAAAATGATGACATTTTATTACAAGACGATCCATCTCATGTCTTCATGTCTGCTTTGTTTGAAGCAACATTTAGTCCTCCAACGCAGCATTAAACATGTCAAACAGAACTAGagaaccagagaagaagaaatctgACCTGGTTCAATGACTTTTCCTGCAGGATACTTGACAACAATCTGTCTCCCGTCTAAATGCTTCAGCATGAACTGGAAGCCGCACAGCGCCTCCACCAGGCCGATCTTATGGGTCATAGAGAGGTCGTTTCCCTCTCGTCTAAACgtctgaaagagagagaagacgGAGATGCTGTGAAGCCCACAGAGACCAGTTCTGATCAGGACCGGTTCCATGTAGCAGTGGTAGGAACCGTGTTCAACTTGTGCATTAGAGCCAAACTTCTCAttactgacaaaatgtgaacaattaTTGGAAGATTTCCAcctgaaaataaagtttacgGATATTATTTGGcgtctcttttgtttttaaggaaCTGATGAACCAAAACATTAGCTGCTCGTTGGAATCTACTGATTTTTAGCCTTTTAAAACAAAGGAGGAAATaccatttcttttacattataAAGGCTGCAGGAAAGCGAGAGAGTGCAAGACTTGCAGCTTAGCTTTTCAGctttcaacataaaacattcTGGGTTTAAGATTTTTTgggaactttttcacaattcaAGCTAAAGACTTACAACTTCTAAACCAACACACATCCAGAGAAACAGCCAGGTGATCAAGTTTTTAGACAGATGCTTTGAAGTACAACGTAAACAAAAATCTTACAGAATAATAACATTActtgaagaagtgtagggtttTACCTCGTGGTCCTTTTCCTGCAGGACCAGAACTATGTCTCCAGGCTCCACCCCCGGCGCCTGGTCGGCTTCTCCTCCAAAGGTGATCTTCTGCCCGTGCCTCATGCCTTTGTCTACGTGGACCTCCAGGATTTTCACCTCCTTCACCACTTTTTTGCCTTCACATTTTTTACAGCGGTCTTTCTCGTTGATGACTTCACCTGGAGCGGATCAAACACGCGGAACGAACTGTAACAGCAGCTCTGAGACGGTCGCTGGAAcgcagaaacacacactcacctTCTCCGTTGCAGTCGGTACACACAGACTGCATCTGTTGGACCATGCCTGGAGCCAGCTGTCTGATCATGATGCGCATGCCCCGCCCCCTGCAGGCCGTGCATTTCTGTACGGCGCCCGTCTTGCCTCCTTGTCTGAATCGATGAAAGAAGAAACACGGCAACACCTCAGCAGACGGgaacaagaaaacaataaatagagGTGGAATAAAATCCAACTTACCCATTACAGGAACTACACAGTACATTCTTGCTGAGttgtagttttgttgttttcccatTGTAAAGGTCATCCAGTGAGACCCTGAAGAAAACATGAGACACTAGCTGAGCTTACAGGACAAATTAGGAATATTTAGTCAatatagagaaagaaaaaaaacaaataaattcagtcaccgtgtttccattaaataataaactaaattaaagtcACAACTGAACAAGATTGTTCActtaagtcattaaaaaacacaacatgtcacggcatcatcctccaactgctTCCGGTCATCACCAAcggcaacatctggttgttgatcatgtgacgtGAAAAAAACTCTATCcattgtagtttaaaaaaaacaaaacaaaaaaaaacaaaaacaattttgacttgactgaaaaaaatatatataataatccACCTTAACTTGGTGGCAAAACTTTGGAtcgaaataaaaagtttttctttttaaactgctgtgtttccattaagctaatttattttccaaacatcGAATTGCAAAATTAGATggttaatgaaaacacagctactTAGCAACCTGGCTGTAGACTTCACAGGACCACTGAGGGACGTGTAACCTACTTGAGCGGATGGACCATGTCCTCGCCTCTCCTCCGACCGCCGTTTCTGGACCGCCCCGCCTGCCCGCCCATGAAGCCGAACAGTCCACCGCCAAAGATGTGGGAGAAAATGTCGTCCATCCCGGGGCCGCCCCCACCTCCTTCCCGCAACCCCTGCTCTCCATACCGGTCGTACAGCTCCTTCTTCTCAGGGTTAGTGAGCACATCGTAGGCAAAGCTGATTTCCTTAAACTTGACAAAGAGAGGGAGATAAAAATAGGACTTTAGCACAAAACAAGAGGTTTGATGTAATCCAAAGAAAGGGACTGAGGCTGTAACTAAAAACATAACAGGATGGGATCAGCACCTCTACATTCTCTATAACAGAGAAAAGGACCAACAGTGGGaagcagaacatttttgaatCCAGAAAGCTACCAGGATGAGGTTAATGTTTGGACTACATCATCAAAATTACATTAGTTATTCTAGAACCATCATCTCCGagcaaattttaatatttttttttttctgtcaaatcatCTAAAGGATGATGAGAGCAAACAGACGTTAATATAACTTCCTGTGTTCTGTgcaagaaaagcaaacagaagcaCTGTGGCCATAAATCAGCTCCATCAGATTTATCAAGTCAAACAAACTTTATCATAGCAGCTTAAATCAAAgactgaagttatttttgaagttttattcagaattaatcaataaatcaacacaaacagatCATCTGCTGCAACCACGTTTCACAGATCTTTCCTGGCTGTTGGCCAGAGTTTCCCTCAGTGTACGTGAAgtctggcgggccaccagggtTTACTTActcccccaccaggctaagcatattttgtttataaatattatagattttttttacaccagTGACAAATAGCAAAGACAAGTTAAAGAGTGTGTTTGGTGAAATTGTTGGAAGCAAAATGACAACATAGTGTGGTCAGGATGTGAACATGTAGGGGGAGTGAGGTCAGGAGTCTCTTTATTCTCCTGACCTCCATAACCACTGCCCGTCTTCACCAGTTTACAGGCTAACAACTACAGCAAATAAAGTAACAAGTTGAAGTATTTATATGGTAAAACTTAAGCATTTGTCAGGATTTTATATAATAGACCAACCAAAAAATAGTCAATTAATGTGAAATATTGCGagtttgacaggaaattttaaaatttccaacaATAACATCTCCAAAAATTAAAGTAGAAATTTTCTGAGCCTGGAAAGAGTTTGGAGCTTTTCACAAGGAGTGAACTGAGCGTGGAGTTGGAGCAGCTAGAGCCATAAAGTTACTTCAGTCACATGGgctataaatgtaaaatgtaaatgtgtaaagCCACTTCTTAACCAGAAAGGACAGAAGTGTCTAATGAGAAACCTCGGCTTCTATTACACCTCAGCATCACACTTAAGTGATGcaataatttatgcaaaaggagCCTCAACTATGTATTTAGTGCACAGAAAttaataaacttttcaaaaatctgacatttctgtttgaaatgtcttttttttttaatgagctcATATAGtgtaataatttatatttgagGGTTCTGTTGTCTGTAAGCCACAATAATCAAACATGCAAGGAAAAAGAAgacttaaattatttctttccatAAGTAATGACTCTATGCAACAAACAGGTTTCGCTTTCTGAAATGAGAGACAAATAATGTTCACCCTTTGGACCACTGTATTTCTTTATCTGTACATTTTGTCCCCCACAGTAATGGAGGAGGCCATCACCAAATGTTTACCTTGTCACCAGCGTTTGGGTTCTTGTCAGGGTGATATTCTTTTGCCAGTTTCCGGTATGCctggaaaaacagaaggagaatttgcttgagtatttttttttcgtGTTACCTGGACCTTCTCATGAGAGGAACACCTGAGATGAGCTTACTCACTGTTTACGTAATCACACGTGCCTGCGTAAAGTAACCAAAATGTTCCAGCCGGCAAACGGACTCTATAACCTCAGTCACTTGATTTTAAGGACACAACTATCCATTTCTGGAGCAGTTTTAAATACATACAGAAATACCTTCGGAAGTCATGTTTAAGAAGGTAACGGTAAAACTTGGCACTATACAGAGAATCGCTAACTATCAAAAACCGGAAACAAACGACTTCGTCATAGCCATGCTAGTTAGCTTCCCTACAGAAAACGCAAAGCAGCGTGACATGAGAAATGACGCCATCGAATCGGGAATTTGTaagatattaagaaatgtcCCTAAATATTCACTAAAAATCGTACTCAGCGGTGGGTCAGTTCATTAAGAAGCCAGTTATTGGGCTATAAGCTGCTGTTCCTTTAGCtagaagaaaaactaacagcGAAGCTAATCGGAACTTAACCccgagtttttttttatattatataccCAATATCAATTGAATCTAAGTTAGTGCAGTGTTAATTAGTATAACATaagatggaataaaataatgtgtACATTACAGTCATTTGACAAACGACGCTAAGTAAAACGCCACCAAGATTTAAGCTAAAGCTAACTTGAGGTCAATAGTTACATCAGTACAAGAAACACTAAACTTTACATATTACCGTTTTAGatttaatgtgtaaaatttaTAAAGAATACAAATAAACCGTCTGGAAGTGGCTACATTGTGACTGAGCTCTCCGCAATGTAACGAATCTGtaataattaaagtttacaGTGGCATCGTCACGTGAACTTTCAGGCCATTTAAAATGCTAACACCTTTAGCATGCTAGGCTACCTCACAGCCAGCATTAGCTTAGCAGATCATTTCCTGGTTCGAGAAACGTGACGTTTTTTCTAGAATTCTCAGCTCTAACTgtttcttttcagattattgtaattttgttcTACTAACTTACCTTCTTGAGCTCATTTTCAGTTGCGGACGGAGACACTCCAAGAATGTCGTAGAGTCTTGTGTCGGCAACATTGGCCATGGTGTTGCTGGGGATGTTGCTTCTACAAGGAGGAGGATGGACAAAGAGAAGGAGCCGGTGGAAAATGTATTGCTCGTCGTCTTCCTCAGTTTCCGGAATGTTAGAGTCCCTTCGTACGCACTGTCGCCCCGTCCTGGTCAGTATGCAGCTTAACAGCAGAATATTTGAGCCACGTGttggaagtaaaatttctggaaaccacgcaaaaaaagaaaaaaagtagacaaatgaatttttctttttagtgtaTAAGCAAcccattaaattaatttgacactctttttctaaaactaaggCATAAAGTTATTTATCtaaatgctgtatttttttgtttgcttttgttttcagaatcagctttattCACTAAGCTTATGCACACAgacaagaaatttgacttttcagtGTTAAAAGTCTCCAAAAAAGGTGCGTGGAGAAAAATCCTGTTCATCCTGACTAATAAACAAAGAGTATGTTGAAGAAAATCTTCAGGATTCTTAATTTTATCAGCCAGTAGaattacttcaaaataatatatattggCTCATACAGATAGGGCTGTCAACGGAAAAATAACTATGCTTGTGCAAATCCACAACTAAGGGTAATTTGCAGATTTAAATTAGTCCATCATTCATGAAAGTGTAGTACGCAGGTAGAACCAACACATCTGAGATTCAAATTCAGGAATGGTGCtatacaccaaataaaaatttaataaacttgGCTAATGCTCCCCTCAGTAAAAATCTGTGGCTGACCTGTAACcctgggggattttttttttttacatcaccaAATCATTTCTCTGgactttcaatttaaaattgaaacatgaaaaatgtctaaataaaacatgtacacatgttttttaaagaaattcttccttgtttttttgttgttgttgttgttttttttttaatagatggACATTTCAGCAAGTTTGAATGCTCTGTGAAGCTATACACAAATTACAGAAACTGGACTTCATCTCAGATTCCACAGGCTTGCTTCCTCATTGTTAAAATTAATGACTGCATAAATTAGAAAGAGACTGAACAAATATGGCCTGGAAGAGCTACTAGCAGAAAAACTCAATGTTTGAAACATGCCAAAAATCAGCATGTGTTTTACCAGCCCCCTCGCACTACACCTACTGATCCCCAGGAGCCAAGACCTGGTGAGTGATGAGCCCCCAACAAAACCTGACTCCAAGAAAGTGCACTGGTCAACTATCATTAGGATCAATGGGTTGCTCTTAGGCAGAGTAGATTAAGAATTGATGTCTTGTTCACTAGTAATTGTAGAACTGAGCAAAAGGGTGGACAGACAGACTGGGGCTTCATTTGCAGTAGTGCAGGTGCTGTTCTGGTCTATCATGATGCAGACAGAGCTGAACCAAAGAGCGATGCTCTTCATTTATCAGTCCGACTACAATCCAGCCCACACTAAGGGTTATGAGATATGGATCATCACCAAAGAACACAATCCTACATGGCACATCGGATCTTTCCTGTAGGGTCACTGGAGTTTGTGGCAGGGTGAGGAGATTTGTCTACcggctgctgctccttcaccttgaaaaaaaaagtcagactcCCATGGGTGCTGCCCTTGGAATGGTGTTCCAATCCAAACACATCCCCCTGCGA
This genomic interval from Gambusia affinis linkage group LG02, SWU_Gaff_1.0, whole genome shotgun sequence contains the following:
- the dnaja2a gene encoding dnaJ homolog subfamily A member 2a — translated: MFFVEILLPTRGSNILLLSCILTRTGRQCVRRDSNIPETEEDDEQYIFHRLLLFVHPPPCRSNIPSNTMANVADTRLYDILGVSPSATENELKKAYRKLAKEYHPDKNPNAGDKFKEISFAYDVLTNPEKKELYDRYGEQGLREGGGGGPGMDDIFSHIFGGGLFGFMGGQAGRSRNGGRRRGEDMVHPLKVSLDDLYNGKTTKLQLSKNVLCSSCNGQGGKTGAVQKCTACRGRGMRIMIRQLAPGMVQQMQSVCTDCNGEGEVINEKDRCKKCEGKKVVKEVKILEVHVDKGMRHGQKITFGGEADQAPGVEPGDIVLVLQEKDHETFRREGNDLSMTHKIGLVEALCGFQFMLKHLDGRQIVVKYPAGKVIEPGSVRVVRGEGMPQYRNPFEKGDLFIKFDVQFPENNWISPEKLVELEDMLPSRSEPPIIAGETEEVDLQDYDASQGSSSGGRREAYNDSSDDESGHHGQGVQCAHQ